The Garciella nitratireducens DSM 15102 DNA window GGGGTTTATTCAATAAAGCTAGGCTTGAAAGGGGTTGGTGATATGCATATTATTATAAGTGGAAAAAATTTAGAAGTAACAGATGGAATCAAAAATGTATTAGAGAAAAAACTACAAAAATTAGATAAGTATTTTGATCCCTCAACAGAAGTGAGAGCAACTTTAAGTGTGGAGAAAAATAGACATATTCTCGAGGTGACCATTCCTATAAATGGAGCAATTCTTAGGGCAGAAGAAGAAACGGATGATATGTATAATACAATTGATGAGGTAATGGAAAAATTAGAACGTCAGATTAGAAAATATCGTACCAAAATAGAGAAAAAAATGAAAAAAGGTTCTTTTCGATATAATTTCCCTTTAGAGGAACAAAAAGAAAAACAGCCTAAAATTGTAAGAACTAAGAAATTTGCTATGAAACCAATGCCAGTAGAAGAGGCACTACTCCAGATGGAACTTTTAGGACATAATTTCTTTGTATTTTTAAATGCAGAAAACGATGAAGTGAATGTAGTTTATAAAAGAAAAGACGGAAATTATGGATTAATCGAACCTACGCTTTCATAATTGATAGGATTGATAAAAAGCTCCTATGCTTAAGGTATAGGGGCTTTGCTATTTACTAAATAGGCATAAAATGTGTGATTGCTATAAGAATTTTAAAGTGTTAAAATGATAGAAAGTTAAAAGTTAGCGAGGTGAGAATATGGCTTTTTTAAAAAAAATATTTGGTAGCCTTAATGATAAAGAGGTTAAAAAATTAATGAAAACAGTGGAAAAAATAGAAGCCTTAGAGCCAGAAATGCAAGATTTAAAGGAAAAAGATTTTCAAAAAAAGACTGAAGAATTTAAAGATAGAATTCAGAAGGGGGAAACTTTAGATGATCTTTTGATAGAAGCTTTTGCATTAGTAAGAGAGGCTTCTAAAAGAGTATTAGGAATGCGTCATTTTCCTGTACAATTATTAGGAGGAATTGTGCTACATCAAGGTAGAATTGCTGAAATGAAAACTGGAGAAGGAAAAACTTTAGTGGCGACTCTTCCTGCATATTTAAATGCTTTAACAGAAGAAGGAGTACACATTGTAACAGTGAATGATTATCTCGCAAAGCGAGATAGTGAATGGATGGGAAAATTATATGAATTTTTAGGATTAAAGGTAGGACTTGTTGTACATGGTCTAAATTTTGAACAACGAAAAGAGGCTTATCAGGCAGATATTACCTATGGAACCAATAATGAGTTTGGTTTTGATTATCTTAGAGATAATATGGTGATTTACAAAGAAAAAATGGTACAAAGAAAATTAAATTATGCGATTGTAGATGAGGTAGATAGTATTTTAATTGATGAAGCACGAACGCCTCTTATTATTTCAGGCAGTGGAGATAAGAGTACTCAGTTATATAATGTAGTGGATGGTTTTGTAAAAAAATTAAAGGAAGAACAAGATTTTACGATTGATGAAAAAGCTCATACTGTATTTTTAACAGAAGAAGGGAATACAAAAGCAGAGCAGTATTTTGGAATAGAAAATTTAGCAGATCCTGAAAACATGGAGTTGTCTCATCATATTAATCAAGCTCTAAAGGCGCATTATTTAATGAAAAAAGATTGGGATTATGTAGTGAAAGATGGACAAGTAATCATTGTGGATGAATTTACTGGACGTTTAATGCTTGGAAGAAGATATAGCGATGGGTTACATCAAGCCATTGAAGCAAAAGAAAAGGTACAAATTGCACGGGAGTCTAAAACGTTAGCCACTATTACTTTTCAAAACTATTTTAGAATGTATCAAAAGCTTTCAGGAATGACAGGAACTGCGAAAACTGAAGAAGAAGAATTTCGAACCATTTATAATATGGACGTAGTAGTAATTCCTACTAATAAACCGATGATTCGACAAGATCTTCCAGATGTGGTATATAAAAATGAGAAGGGAAAATTTCGCGCTATTGTAGAAGAAATTAAAGAAAGACATCAAAAGGGACAGCCTATACTAGTGGGAACTATTTCCATTGAAAAATCAGAGCAACTTAGTAAACTTCTAAAAAAAGAAGGAATTCCTCATCAAGTTTTAAATGCGAAATATCATGAAAAAGAAGCAGAGATTATTGCTCAAGCAGGGCAAAAAGGAGCAGTGACTATTGCTACCAATATGGCTGGTAGAGGGACGGATATCGTCTTAGGAGAAGGAGTAAAAGAATTAGGTGGTCTTTGCATTATTGGGACTGAAAGGCATGAAAGTAGGCGTATTGATAATCAATTAAGAGGGCGTGCAGGAAGACAGGGAGATCCTGGAGTTACTAGATTTTATATTTCCTTAGAGGATGATTTAATGCGTCTATTTGGATCAGAAAAAATACAAGGGTTGGTGGAATCTATTGGATTAGAAGAAGATCAACCCATTGAGCATAGGATGCTTACTAAGGGAATTGAAAATGCTCAACGAAAAGTAGAAGGACGAAATTTTGGTATTCGAAAGCATGTTCTTCAATATGATAATGTAATGAATCAACAAAGAGAAATTATTTATAAACAACGTAGAATGGTGTTAGAAGGAGAAAATATGAAGGAGTATATTTTCTCTATGTTAGATGCTTTAATTGAGTATTATGTACAGATTTATACAGGTTTTAGCAACCATTCTGATGACTGGGATTATCAGGGGTTATGGAACTATATGGAGTCTAACTTTCTGCCCAAAGGAATGATTAAGATCCCTGAAGTAGAGCTTACGAGGGAAGAATTAAAAGAGATATTATTACAGGCTGCTAAGAAAGTTTATGAGGAGAGAGAACAAAAAATTGGCAGTGAACAAATGAGAGAGTTAGAGAGAGTAATCTTACTTCAAGTAGTAGATAGTAAATGGATGGATCATATTGATGCTATGGATGAATTAAAGCAAGGAATAGGACTTAGAGCTTATGGGCAAGAAGATCCTGTGCAAGCATATCAAACGGAAGGTTATAATATGTTTGAAGAAATGATTCATAGTATACAGGAAGATACCCTTAAATATTTATTTCATGTTGAAGTAAAAAAAGTACCCCAACTTAAAGAACAAATAGAGGTAGATCAACTCTCTACTAATAAAGGAAATGAAAACAAAAAGGCTCCTATAGTAAAAAAAGACAAAATAGGAAGAAATGATCCTTGTCCTTGTGGAAGTGGAAAAAAATATAAGAAATGTTGTGGAAAGTCTGTTTAATTTGTGGAATAGAGGAGAAAGAATATTTGTTTGAGAAACATTGTTTATAGTAATTTATTATTTAGATAATAAGGAGGAAAAAATTTGAATCTAATAGAATTAGAACAATATTGTCAACAATTAGAGGAGTTAAACAAAAAAATTCAAGAAGTGGGGGCTTCTCTTTGACATTTCCAAAAAGAAAGAAGAAATAAAGAAGTTAGAAAAAGAGATGTCTGCTCCTGATTTTTGGGAAGATATGCAAAGAGCTCAAAGAATGAGTCAAAAAAGCAAAGAATTGCAAAATATTATTCAACAATATAAAGTACTAAAGGAACAATATGAAGATTTAGAAGTTTTGATAGAGCTAGCTAGGGAAGATGCAGGGAATGAGTTGTTTACTGATATTAAAGAAAGTATGAAAGAACTTAAGGAGAAGGTAGAAAACTTATATTTAAAAACTTTATTAAATGGAGAATATGATCATTTAAATGCCATTTTATCTTTTCATGCAGGAGCTGGTGGAACGGAGGCTCAAGATTGGGTAGAAATGCTTTTAAGAATGTATACACGATGGGCAGAAAAAAAGCAATACCGTGTGAAGATGTTAGATTATCTAGCTGGAGATGAAGCTGGGGTTAAAAGTGCTACCATTCTAATTGAAGGATCCAATGCTTATGGATTTTTAAAATCAGAAAAAGGAGTTCATCGGCTGGTGCGAATTTCTCCTTTTGATTCCTCTGGAAAAAGGCATACTTCTTTTGCTTCTGTGGACGTGATGCCAGAAATTGATGAAACCATTGAAGTAGATATTCGACAACAGGACTTAAGGATTGATACCTATCGTTCTGGAGGTGCTGGTGGACAGCATGTAAATAAGACCGATTCTGCCATTCGGATTACACATATTCCCACTGGAATTGTAGTACAGTGTCAAAATGAGCGTTCACAGCATATGAATAAAGAAGTAGCTATGAAAATATTAAAAGGAAAGCTATTAGACTTAAAAGAGGCTGAGCAAAAAGAAAAAATAGAGGATTTAAAGGGAGAATATAATCAAATTGCATGGGGAAGCCAAATTCGGTCTTACATCTTTCACCCTTATAGTATGGTAAAAGACCATAGGACAGATGTAGAGGTAGGAAATATTCAAGGAGTTATGGATGGGGATTTAGATCTTTTTATTCATACCTATTTAAAAAAACAAAAAAGTTAATATTTCTTGGAAGAATCGTTCTATAAAAATTCAAAAAAGGAAGGAGGGATTTTTTGAAACCATTGATTGGATTAACTTGTTCCATTGGATTGGAAGAAAATTACCAATATAAAGAAACTAACTATTGTGAGGCAGTAAGAGGAGCGGGTGGTATTCCTATCTTGATTCCATCTTTTTCAGAATTTGCAAAAGATATTCCTCAATTAGTAAGAAATTTAGATGGTATTATTGTATCTGGTGGAAATGATATTTATCCAATGCATTATGGAGAAGGACCAATACAGGCTTTAGGATCTGTACATCGTGAAAGGGATGAGGTAGAATTAGAGATTGTAAAGGAATGTATAAAAAATAAAAAACCTTTCTTCGGAATATGTCGTGGCCTTCAGGTATTAAATGTAGCTTTAGGGGGAGATTTATATCAGGACATTTATAGTCAGATCAAAGGAAAGGAATTAGAGCAGCATAATCATTCAAAGGGGACACCTCCTAGCAATCATTCAATAGAAATTAAGAATGATACATTCTTATATGATATTTATAAGCAAAAAATTGGTTGGGTTAATTCTTCTCATCATCAAGCAATAAAAAAGGTAGCTCCTAGCCTGGAACCGATTGCTTGGAGTAAAGATGGTTTTGTAGAAGCAGTCGTTCATAAAGAGATTCCTTCTATCTTTGCTGTACAATGGCATCCAGAAAAAATGTATCATAAAGATCACTTTTCTCAGCAGATTTTTGATTATTTTATTGATCTAATGAGATAGGATTTTCTTACCATGGTAGTAAGCCTACATTTGTTCATTGGCTTAAAAATAGAGAGTTCGTTTTAGCTAAAGAAATAGAAAGGAAGAAGAGAGTGGAAAAAATCATAAAAAGATTAGTAGAAGAATTTCATATAAAAGAAAACCAAGTTCAAAATACTATACGACTAATAGATGAAGGTAATACTATTCCTTTTATTGCTAGATATCGAAAAGAAATGACTGGTGGATTAAGCGATGAAATATTAAGAAATCTAGATGAAAGACTTACTTATTTAAGAAATTTAGAATCACGAAAACAAGAAGTACTCCATCTTATTGAAGAACAGGGAAAACTTACTGACAAGTTAAAAAAAGAAATCCAAGAAGCACAAGTTCTTCAGAAAGTGGAGGACTTGTATCGTCCGTTTAGACCTAAGAGAAGTACGAGAGCAACCAAGGCAAAAGAAAAAGGATTAGAGTCTTTTGCACATTTAATTTTCAAACAGCAGATTGTAACTGGTACGATAGAGCAATTGGCTGAGTCTTATTTGAATGATCAGGTAGAGACTATGGAAGATGCAATTCAGGGAGCAAAGGACATTATTGCAGAATGGATTTCTGATCAAGCGCAATATAGAGAGAAAATAAGAGATTTTAATTATGAAAAAGGAGTTCTTCAATCAAGTGCTATAAATCCAGAAGAAAAGACTGTGTATGAGATGTATTATGATTTTAGCCAAGAAGTAAATAAGATTGCTAATCATAGAATTTTAGCTCTAAATAGAGGGGAAAAAGAGAAAAAACTAAAAGTTAAACTTATTAGTCCAGAGCAAGAAATTTTATCTTATTTAAAAAAACAAGTGATTATCAATGAAAAAGCAATTACTACACCATATCTTTTTGAGGCCATAGAAGATTCTTATCATCGTTTGATTGCTCCTTCTATTGAGAGAGAAATTCGAAATATACTTACTGAGAGGGCGGAAAAGGAAGCAATTAAAGTATTTGCTAAAAATACAAAATCTTTATTAATGACTCCTCCTGTAAAAAATATTAGAGTATTGGCTATTGATCCTAGTTATCGGACAGGCTGTAAATTAGCAGTATTAGATGAAACAGGAAAATTATTGGATTGTACCACCATTTATCCTAATGAACCCCATAATAAGGTAGAAGAATCTAAAAGAGTAATGAAAGAGCTGATAGAAGAATATCATATTGATATGATTTCTATAGGAAATGGAACAGCTTCTAGAGAAACAGAAGTGATTGTATCAGATTTATTAAAAGAGATAAATAGAAAGATATATTATACCATTGTCAGTGAAGCAGGAGCGTCTGTATATTCTGCATCAAAATTAGCAACTGAGGAATATCCAGATATTGATGTATCTATTCGAGGAGCGATTTCTATTGGAAGAAGACTACAAGATCCTTTGGCAGAATTAGTAAAAATTGATCCCAAAAGTATTGGAGTAGGTCAATATCAACATGATTTGAACCAAAGCAAATTAGGGGAATCTTTAAGAAATGTAGTAGAAGATTGTGTCAACAGTGTAGGAGTAGATTTAAATACAGCAACACCTTCTTTATTACAATATGTGTCAGGAATTTCTAAATCTATAGCTAAAAATATTGTGAAATATCGGGATGAAAATGGAAAGTTCACTAATAGAGATCAATTAAAGGAAGTAAAAAGATTAGGAGATAAGGCTTTTGAACAATGTGCAGGATTTTTAAGAATTTCTGATGGAGAAAATCCATTAGACAATACAGCTGTCCATCCAGAGTCTTATTGTATTACCAAAAAATTATTAAAAAAATTAGGTTATACCAAAGAGGATGTGCAACAAGGAAATTTAAAGGATATAGAGGAAAGGATAGGACTTAGTACCATAGGAGGAAAAGGGGTAAAAGTTTTAGCAGAAGAGTTGGAAGTAGGATTGCTTACTTTAAGGGATATAGTAAATGAGTTAAAAAAACCAGGAAGAGACCCAAGAGAAGAAATGCCAAAGCCTATTTTTAGAAGTGATGTATTAAAAATGGAAGATTTAAAAGTGGATATGATTTTTACAGGAACAGTAAGAAATGTAGTTGATTTTGGAGCTTTTGTTGATATTGGTGTAAAACAAGACGGATTGGTTCATATCTCAGAATTAAGCAATCGGTTTGTAAAACATCCTATGGAAGTAGTTTCTGTAGGAGATGAAGTAAAAGTAAAGATTATAGGATTAGATATTGAGAGAGGGAAAATATCTTTAAGTATAAAGCAAGTATAGGGCATGGATTAAACAGGTACAAGAAAATCTTCGAGATTTACTTTGAAGATTGGATTGTGCCTTTTGTTTGAGGAGAGAGAAAATGAATAAAATTAAAAAATATCTGATTGTAATTATAGCTACTGGATTATTAGGAGAAATTTATTTTTATCCCTTTACTG harbors:
- the secA gene encoding preprotein translocase subunit SecA, producing MAFLKKIFGSLNDKEVKKLMKTVEKIEALEPEMQDLKEKDFQKKTEEFKDRIQKGETLDDLLIEAFALVREASKRVLGMRHFPVQLLGGIVLHQGRIAEMKTGEGKTLVATLPAYLNALTEEGVHIVTVNDYLAKRDSEWMGKLYEFLGLKVGLVVHGLNFEQRKEAYQADITYGTNNEFGFDYLRDNMVIYKEKMVQRKLNYAIVDEVDSILIDEARTPLIISGSGDKSTQLYNVVDGFVKKLKEEQDFTIDEKAHTVFLTEEGNTKAEQYFGIENLADPENMELSHHINQALKAHYLMKKDWDYVVKDGQVIIVDEFTGRLMLGRRYSDGLHQAIEAKEKVQIARESKTLATITFQNYFRMYQKLSGMTGTAKTEEEEFRTIYNMDVVVIPTNKPMIRQDLPDVVYKNEKGKFRAIVEEIKERHQKGQPILVGTISIEKSEQLSKLLKKEGIPHQVLNAKYHEKEAEIIAQAGQKGAVTIATNMAGRGTDIVLGEGVKELGGLCIIGTERHESRRIDNQLRGRAGRQGDPGVTRFYISLEDDLMRLFGSEKIQGLVESIGLEEDQPIEHRMLTKGIENAQRKVEGRNFGIRKHVLQYDNVMNQQREIIYKQRRMVLEGENMKEYIFSMLDALIEYYVQIYTGFSNHSDDWDYQGLWNYMESNFLPKGMIKIPEVELTREELKEILLQAAKKVYEEREQKIGSEQMRELERVILLQVVDSKWMDHIDAMDELKQGIGLRAYGQEDPVQAYQTEGYNMFEEMIHSIQEDTLKYLFHVEVKKVPQLKEQIEVDQLSTNKGNENKKAPIVKKDKIGRNDPCPCGSGKKYKKCCGKSV
- the prfB gene encoding peptide chain release factor 2 (programmed frameshift); protein product: MNLIELEQYCQQLEELNKKIQEVGLLFDISKKKEEIKKLEKEMSAPDFWEDMQRAQRMSQKSKELQNIIQQYKVLKEQYEDLEVLIELAREDAGNELFTDIKESMKELKEKVENLYLKTLLNGEYDHLNAILSFHAGAGGTEAQDWVEMLLRMYTRWAEKKQYRVKMLDYLAGDEAGVKSATILIEGSNAYGFLKSEKGVHRLVRISPFDSSGKRHTSFASVDVMPEIDETIEVDIRQQDLRIDTYRSGGAGGQHVNKTDSAIRITHIPTGIVVQCQNERSQHMNKEVAMKILKGKLLDLKEAEQKEKIEDLKGEYNQIAWGSQIRSYIFHPYSMVKDHRTDVEVGNIQGVMDGDLDLFIHTYLKKQKS
- a CDS encoding Tex family protein; this encodes MEKIIKRLVEEFHIKENQVQNTIRLIDEGNTIPFIARYRKEMTGGLSDEILRNLDERLTYLRNLESRKQEVLHLIEEQGKLTDKLKKEIQEAQVLQKVEDLYRPFRPKRSTRATKAKEKGLESFAHLIFKQQIVTGTIEQLAESYLNDQVETMEDAIQGAKDIIAEWISDQAQYREKIRDFNYEKGVLQSSAINPEEKTVYEMYYDFSQEVNKIANHRILALNRGEKEKKLKVKLISPEQEILSYLKKQVIINEKAITTPYLFEAIEDSYHRLIAPSIEREIRNILTERAEKEAIKVFAKNTKSLLMTPPVKNIRVLAIDPSYRTGCKLAVLDETGKLLDCTTIYPNEPHNKVEESKRVMKELIEEYHIDMISIGNGTASRETEVIVSDLLKEINRKIYYTIVSEAGASVYSASKLATEEYPDIDVSIRGAISIGRRLQDPLAELVKIDPKSIGVGQYQHDLNQSKLGESLRNVVEDCVNSVGVDLNTATPSLLQYVSGISKSIAKNIVKYRDENGKFTNRDQLKEVKRLGDKAFEQCAGFLRISDGENPLDNTAVHPESYCITKKLLKKLGYTKEDVQQGNLKDIEERIGLSTIGGKGVKVLAEELEVGLLTLRDIVNELKKPGRDPREEMPKPIFRSDVLKMEDLKVDMIFTGTVRNVVDFGAFVDIGVKQDGLVHISELSNRFVKHPMEVVSVGDEVKVKIIGLDIERGKISLSIKQV
- a CDS encoding gamma-glutamyl-gamma-aminobutyrate hydrolase family protein — protein: MKPLIGLTCSIGLEENYQYKETNYCEAVRGAGGIPILIPSFSEFAKDIPQLVRNLDGIIVSGGNDIYPMHYGEGPIQALGSVHRERDEVELEIVKECIKNKKPFFGICRGLQVLNVALGGDLYQDIYSQIKGKELEQHNHSKGTPPSNHSIEIKNDTFLYDIYKQKIGWVNSSHHQAIKKVAPSLEPIAWSKDGFVEAVVHKEIPSIFAVQWHPEKMYHKDHFSQQIFDYFIDLMR
- the hpf gene encoding ribosome hibernation-promoting factor, HPF/YfiA family; this translates as MHIIISGKNLEVTDGIKNVLEKKLQKLDKYFDPSTEVRATLSVEKNRHILEVTIPINGAILRAEEETDDMYNTIDEVMEKLERQIRKYRTKIEKKMKKGSFRYNFPLEEQKEKQPKIVRTKKFAMKPMPVEEALLQMELLGHNFFVFLNAENDEVNVVYKRKDGNYGLIEPTLS